In Desulfobacterales bacterium, a single genomic region encodes these proteins:
- the yeiP gene encoding elongation factor P-like protein YeiP, translated as MPKASEFKKGMIVSIDDQVCIVKQVEVQSPSSRGAPTLYKVRFTNIQTGRKIDQSFKGDQFLANVEVDRRPVQYLYRDGDMLTFMDMEDYNQHSVSADDIEDQMPWLTDGMEGITALLIEGYILSIELPQTVELEIIDTGPAIKGATANARTKPATLSNGIEIQVPEYVEAGLMVKVNTETGKFLSRA; from the coding sequence ATGCCAAAGGCAAGTGAATTTAAAAAAGGCATGATCGTCTCGATTGACGATCAGGTCTGTATTGTCAAACAGGTTGAAGTCCAGTCACCATCCTCACGTGGCGCCCCCACGCTTTATAAAGTCAGGTTTACCAATATTCAAACCGGTCGCAAGATAGATCAGTCCTTCAAAGGCGATCAGTTTCTGGCCAATGTTGAAGTGGATCGTCGCCCGGTGCAGTATTTATACCGTGACGGCGATATGTTAACCTTTATGGATATGGAAGATTACAACCAGCACAGCGTATCGGCCGATGATATAGAGGATCAGATGCCATGGCTTACCGACGGTATGGAAGGTATTACGGCACTGCTGATTGAGGGGTATATCCTGTCCATAGAACTTCCGCAGACGGTCGAACTGGAAATTATTGATACGGGACCGGCAATCAAGGGCGCTACCGCCAACGCCAGGACAAAACCGGCAACCCTGTCCAACGGGATTGAAATCCAGGTGCCTGAATACGTGGAAGCCGGTCTGATGGTAAAAGTGAATACTGAAACCGGAAAATTTCTTTCCCGCGCTTAA
- a CDS encoding NAD(P)H-hydrate dehydratase, translating into MKISTVKQMRNLDRNAIEIFGIKDELLMENAGLASCTVMLTEFGIRNKTFIVFCGIGNNGGDGFVVARKIHSNGGIVKVYILGDPARFKATAGLNMDIVSRLPVAVKQVDSIESVRMDVLHSDAIVDAIFGTGLARDVGGIYADAIDLINASGKTVFSLDIPSGVNGDTGQIMGNAVKADYTITFGLPKIGNILYPGYDLCGKLYVTHISFPPAMYMGDGFNIQINNRLPLPKRDKNGHKGTFGQTLFIAGAASYFGAPYFAAESFLKAGGGYSRLACPKSITPFIAGKGSEIVFIPQHETPSGSISLKNKPDLLELADKMDMIVIGPGLSLNPETGQLIRELAEEIHKPMLIDGDGISAICDHAEIIRRRKSPTILTPHMGEMSRITHISTAEINTGKIDILKRAATDLNASIVLKGAHSLIGLPDGQIFINMSGNPGMATAGSGDVLTGTIAAMSGLGLTIEEAVRKGVFIHGLAGDMAAGDRGEDGITAQDILNYLPEALKADRNGLSKMLQERYTGVRVV; encoded by the coding sequence ATGAAAATCAGTACAGTTAAACAAATGAGAAATCTGGACAGAAACGCCATTGAGATATTCGGCATAAAAGATGAACTGCTGATGGAAAACGCGGGATTGGCATCCTGTACCGTGATGCTGACAGAATTTGGAATCAGAAATAAAACATTTATCGTTTTCTGCGGTATCGGCAACAATGGAGGAGACGGATTTGTTGTCGCCCGAAAGATCCACTCAAATGGCGGTATCGTAAAAGTATACATTCTGGGCGATCCGGCCAGATTCAAAGCGACTGCCGGGTTGAATATGGATATCGTCTCCCGGCTGCCCGTTGCCGTCAAGCAGGTTGACTCGATCGAATCCGTAAGGATGGACGTACTTCACAGCGACGCCATCGTGGACGCGATTTTCGGCACCGGTCTTGCCCGTGACGTCGGGGGCATCTATGCCGATGCCATCGACCTGATCAACGCCAGCGGTAAAACCGTTTTCAGTCTGGATATTCCTTCCGGTGTCAACGGCGATACCGGACAAATCATGGGCAACGCAGTAAAGGCCGATTATACCATCACCTTCGGTCTTCCCAAAATCGGCAACATTCTCTATCCCGGATACGACCTGTGCGGCAAACTCTATGTCACCCATATTTCCTTTCCGCCCGCCATGTATATGGGCGATGGTTTCAACATACAGATCAACAACCGCCTGCCGCTTCCGAAAAGAGATAAAAACGGGCATAAAGGCACATTCGGTCAGACCCTTTTTATAGCCGGCGCCGCCAGTTATTTCGGCGCCCCCTATTTTGCCGCCGAATCCTTCCTGAAAGCCGGTGGCGGCTATTCCAGACTTGCCTGCCCGAAATCCATCACCCCGTTTATCGCCGGCAAGGGAAGTGAGATCGTTTTCATCCCCCAGCATGAAACTCCTTCCGGAAGCATCTCACTGAAAAACAAACCGGATCTGCTTGAACTGGCCGATAAAATGGACATGATCGTTATCGGCCCGGGCCTGTCGCTGAATCCGGAAACCGGACAGCTGATCAGAGAGCTGGCCGAAGAAATCCACAAACCCATGCTGATCGACGGGGATGGGATCAGCGCCATATGCGATCATGCGGAAATCATCCGCCGGCGAAAATCGCCAACGATACTGACCCCTCACATGGGCGAAATGTCACGAATTACCCATATCAGCACGGCCGAAATCAACACCGGCAAAATCGACATCCTGAAACGCGCGGCAACGGACCTGAACGCGAGTATCGTCCTGAAAGGGGCCCACTCCCTGATCGGGCTTCCGGATGGACAGATATTTATCAACATGAGTGGAAATCCGGGGATGGCGACCGCAGGTTCCGGCGATGTCCTGACCGGCACCATCGCCGCCATGTCCGGTCTGGGTCTTACGATCGAAGAGGCGGTCCGAAAAGGCGTTTTCATTCACGGCCTTGCAGGCGATATGGCCGCAGGCGATAGGGGCGAAGACGGCATCACGGCACAGGATATTCTCAACTATCTGCCCGAAGCCTTGAAAGCAGACCGGAACGGTCTGAGCAAGATGCTGCAGGAACGCTACACAGGGGTTCGGGTAGTATAG
- a CDS encoding CbiX/SirB N-terminal domain-containing protein: MKGILLIAHGSRRSESNEEVQQLTYTLRNRLDRKTIILCCAFLEQARPSIPEGIDACIQAGARSILILPYFLSAGRHVSRDIPELIHNKQIQYPDITFHLRPHIGSSEGMTDLLLSMIHPEAK, translated from the coding sequence ATGAAAGGGATATTATTGATCGCTCACGGGAGCCGGCGCAGCGAATCCAACGAAGAAGTGCAACAGCTGACCTATACGTTACGCAACCGGTTAGACAGAAAAACAATCATCCTGTGCTGCGCGTTTCTGGAACAGGCCCGTCCGTCGATCCCGGAAGGAATTGATGCATGCATTCAGGCAGGCGCCCGCAGCATCCTGATCCTGCCGTATTTTTTATCCGCCGGCCGCCATGTCTCACGGGACATTCCCGAGCTGATTCACAACAAACAGATTCAATATCCGGATATCACCTTTCATCTTCGTCCCCATATCGGTTCATCCGAAGGCATGACAGACCTGTTACTGTCCATGATCCACCCGGAAGCAAAATAG
- a CDS encoding cation:proton antiporter, whose product MGHPSKTFITLGVLFLLGLLTDAIGRRTRLPRVTLLLILGILIGPSGLHFLTPQENPWCHIVSNMALVMVGFLLGEKFSLPAVKHHGHLVLWLSITEVIATVLAVLSGLMLIGVPANIALLLAGIATATDPVATSDVVNEIKSDGIFSRTLMGIVAIDDAWGLIAFSLMLTISQTLIGQHHGVTLILTGLWEIGGALMVGIMLGIPMAYLTGRIKPGEPTLIEALGLVFLCGGIAQWLEVSFLLASMMMGTVVANLARHHTRPFHAIQGIEWPFMILFFMLAGASLHLNSLYRAGLIGSAYIVFRIIGRLIGSWVGGRISGAPSVITRWMGMALMPQAGVALGMALIAIQRRPELTDLILPIVVASTVLFEVIGPVLTRTGIVRAGEARLQN is encoded by the coding sequence ATGGGCCATCCTTCAAAAACGTTCATAACCCTTGGCGTCCTGTTCCTCCTCGGACTACTGACTGATGCCATCGGACGGCGCACCCGGCTGCCGAGAGTGACGCTTCTGCTGATACTGGGGATTTTGATCGGGCCTTCGGGATTACATTTTCTGACCCCGCAGGAAAATCCCTGGTGTCACATTGTGTCCAACATGGCGCTGGTCATGGTCGGGTTCCTCCTGGGGGAGAAATTTTCGCTGCCGGCTGTCAAGCACCATGGGCATCTGGTTCTCTGGCTGTCCATTACCGAGGTAATTGCAACCGTCCTGGCGGTTTTATCCGGGTTAATGTTAATCGGCGTTCCGGCAAATATAGCACTCCTTCTGGCCGGCATTGCAACGGCAACCGATCCGGTGGCGACCTCGGATGTGGTAAATGAAATCAAATCCGACGGAATATTTTCCAGAACCCTGATGGGAATTGTTGCCATCGACGATGCCTGGGGTCTGATTGCCTTCAGTCTGATGCTAACGATCAGCCAGACCCTCATCGGGCAACATCATGGGGTTACACTTATATTGACTGGATTATGGGAAATCGGTGGTGCCCTGATGGTCGGAATCATGCTGGGCATTCCCATGGCGTATCTCACCGGCCGGATAAAACCCGGAGAGCCGACGCTGATTGAAGCACTGGGGCTTGTTTTCCTCTGCGGCGGCATCGCTCAGTGGCTGGAGGTATCTTTTCTCCTGGCATCCATGATGATGGGGACCGTGGTCGCCAATCTGGCCCGGCACCATACCAGACCCTTTCATGCCATTCAGGGGATTGAGTGGCCATTTATGATTTTATTTTTTATGCTGGCCGGCGCTTCGCTTCATCTGAACTCACTTTATCGGGCAGGGCTGATCGGGTCTGCCTACATCGTTTTCCGAATTATCGGGCGATTGATCGGAAGCTGGGTTGGCGGCCGCATCAGCGGGGCACCTTCCGTCATTACCCGATGGATGGGCATGGCACTGATGCCCCAGGCAGGCGTTGCTCTGGGCATGGCGCTGATCGCCATACAGCGCCGGCCGGAACTGACGGATCTGATCCTTCCGATTGTTGTTGCATCCACCGTGCTGTTTGAGGTAATTGGACCTGTATTGACACGGACCGGAATCGTGCGGGCGGGAGAAGCTCGTTTGCAGAATTGA